The DNA sequence ACATACAATTTGCACTCCCATCACTCAGCCCATGTTCTTGCATGTTGCGTAAATATCACCTCTCAATCTGTAGTACGAACGGAATCTAGTTTACCTACTCATAAGAAACTGCATCTTCTCAGACATCCTTCTGAATGAATCCTTGACCTCCCTGTTTCTCAGGCTGTAGATAAAGGGATTCAACATGGGAATCATGGCTGTGTAGAACACAGAAACCACTTTATTGATGTCCAGGGAGAAACTAGAACTAGGGCATACATAAATAAAGAAGAGTGTCCCATACAGGATGGAGACAGCCGTCAGGTGTGaagagcaggtggagaaggctttgCGCCTCCCCTCAGCAGTGCGGATCCTCAGGATAGCGGCGACGATGTAAATGTAGGAGACCAGAATGATTATACCACTGACCACTCCTACACCTCCAGCCAAGATGAAAAGTACAAACTGATTGACGTGGGTGTCTGCACATGCCAGGGACAGAACCGGAAGAATGTCACAAAAGAAGTGATTGATGACTTGGGGGCCACAGTAAGGCAGGCGAAAGGCAAGTGTCGTGTGGGTCATGGCAACCGTAAGACCAATGGCATAAGGTCCTACCACCAGCTGCACACAGACCCGCTGGGACATAATGAGAGTATACAACAagggcttacagatggccacataccGGTCATATGCCATGGAGGCCAGGAGGAAACATTCAGTCACTACAAACTGAACAAAAAACCATAACTGAGCAGCACAACCCAAGAAAGAGATTACTTTTTTCTCCACAAAAATACCAGTCAACATCTTAGGACCAGTGACCAAAGAGGAGCAGATATCCACAAAGGACAAGTGGCTGAGAaaaaagtacatgggggtgtggagtcGGGGATCCATCCAAATGAGGGTGATCATCCCCACATTTCCCAGAAGAGTGACAAGATAAACCAAGAGAAATATCACAAAGAGAACAACCTGATGCTGGAAGTGACTTGTTAAACCCATGAAAAAAAACTCAGTCACCAAAGTCTGATTTCCATAACCCATTCTCTGATTTAATctggaatgagaaagagaaagattttttttttgcaatcaacttgtaattaaattattttaaaaataaatttaacttctatttttttgcaGTTAAAAAAGGATATCATTACCCTCAACTCTCTTGAATTCTACATCTCTTAGTCATGCTATCTATTTGCAAACTATTTGTGCAATACAGATTAAGACACTAAGGCTGGCAGGGCTCCTTAGTTTCTTCCACAGAAGCAGAATTTTTTAATAGAATCATAGATTTTTAAACTCAAGTGAACATTGGGGATTATCTAAAGCAACTCCTCTAATTACACTAGGTTATATTTCTAAAAGTACTTAGCTTTGAACcaaggatattttttttaaatatttgattgaaAAAGGCTATGGGAATTCAATGAATTCCACATGATACCCATGCTGATTAAGGGTAAACTGGTTTGGGCAATGTAACTACTTCCTCAGTCTCCTTAGATTCTATAGCAACTATAATTACTTGAGTTAGCTAACAGGTGCATTTTGATGTCCAAGGAGGAGGGCAAGCCGAGAACAAGAAAAGTTAGCTTTACAACATGATCACATCCTCAACACTATCCTCATGATGACTCTTTTTCCAAAACATCTGTGATCCCCCATATCAATGGTGTATATTCTCATTAATCTAGTGACTCCATTGAATTCTTAGGTCATCAACAAATAAGACCACTTTTTAAGTATTGAATAGCTGTTGTGACCCAACTAGTATTATTAAGTGCTTgggagagaaatataaatattttaagaattatgaGGGTATTCCCTGGGCAATTATCCCAGGGGAATGAGTatgtccacacacacaaaaaaaatgtatactattTTATTCACAGAGGTTCAAAAATTTGAAAGAACCAACATGTCCTACAATACATTAAGGTTAAACACACTATGGTACATGCATACCATGGAAAACTGTTTAGTAGGAAAGAGATCAAAATATGATACGCTCAGCAGCTCGGATGAACCCAAGAGCATTACACTTGAAAAATGTCAACCTCAAAAGTTCAAAActtttatgattccattcatataaaattctCCAAATGATACAATTACACAACTGGAGAACAGGTGAGTGCTTGCCTGGGATTCAGAAaggtgggagagggtggaggggtggCTATAAAAGGGTAGCACAGGGAATCATGTAGAAATGGAAGAGTTCTGCACCCTGGTTGTCACAAGGGTGAAACAAATCTACAGGCCTGGTAAAATGGTATAGAACAGTACACACTTGTCACACCAATGTCAATTTCCCGGATTTGATGTTGTGCTGTAGTTAGTAAGATGTACCATTGGGGAATCCTGGGTGAAGTGTAGGTGAGCCTCTCTGGATACCTTTGAACCCTCCTGTGGATCATTATTTcagaagaaaacttttaaaaattgatgaatgaatgggaaTTGAGAGGAATGTGAAGTCTAGATAGGTCCTCCCAAAAATGGGAAATTGAGGAAGGGAGGCACATGTTTTGGACCTTGAAATAATCATAATGATTCCCAAGAATGCAATCACACAAAAATATCAATGGGCTGTGTATCGACAGAAGTATCGACAGAAATCTAGAAACTCTTTCCCCTGGTAAGAAAGCTTGGAAAGGGTTTTGCTTAACAGAAAAGTAATGAAATGAAAATCCGCTGACGTCCTGTGGTCTCAGAGGCAATGGAGCTTGGGAAGAAACGGACTGGAGGGGTGGAGTCCAAGAttagtcagaaaaaaaataatatcctaGTAGGGAGATGTTcaagaatttaatattttctagacACACAAACTCATCCCAGGTCACTGACATTTGTATTTGATATTTACTCAAGGAAGATAGAGAGTTGCATATTCAGGGCATAacattttgtaaaactgaaactagAATATACACATCTATTATCTCAAATAATTGCCTTTGTAAACAAAGGTAAGTTCATATCACTgataattattatgtttttaaaacttttgtctTCAAGTTGAAATCCTGTGTAAAGACCATAGTTCCTAAATGTAGAAATGCCTATAACATTATGTTGCCCTGGCCATACCCAGCACAAAGATTCTAAAACAGAAGAACCATAATATAATCTTCACATGTGACTTTTGACATGAGGAGCATGGACTTCAACTCAGAAGATTCAGAGGTTTGTTTTCTACTTCTAAGATCCAatacagggaaagggaagaaatcgAGAGTCAGAGAGGCCACAGCCTCTTAATTCTAACATCCTATGAGCCATAAATCCTGCAGCACATTTCACTATCTCTATGCCAAACACAAATTTCAACCAACATGTACATTCAAGTTGGGTCCTTAAGCCAAAAGACACAGATTAAACAGTCGACTTGTACCAAATTATGCTTCACCATGA is a window from the Ursus arctos isolate Adak ecotype North America unplaced genomic scaffold, UrsArc2.0 scaffold_23, whole genome shotgun sequence genome containing:
- the LOC113246530 gene encoding olfactory receptor 1002-like, which gives rise to MGYGNQTLVTEFFFMGLTSHFQHQVVLFVIFLLVYLVTLLGNVGMITLIWMDPRLHTPMYFFLSHLSFVDICSSLVTGPKMLTGIFVEKKVISFLGCAAQLWFFVQFVVTECFLLASMAYDRYVAICKPLLYTLIMSQRVCVQLVVGPYAIGLTVAMTHTTLAFRLPYCGPQVINHFFCDILPVLSLACADTHVNQFVLFILAGGVGVVSGIIILVSYIYIVAAILRIRTAEGRRKAFSTCSSHLTAVSILYGTLFFIYVCPSSSFSLDINKVVSVFYTAMIPMLNPFIYSLRNREVKDSFRRMSEKMQFLMSR